One genomic window of Solanum dulcamara chromosome 10, daSolDulc1.2, whole genome shotgun sequence includes the following:
- the LOC129870774 gene encoding uncharacterized protein LOC129870774 isoform X1: MPLLQTLHVPPMVPKLPNSPVPNFPTISSNFEKFDPKITKDPIVSLTPSAIPPKTKPPNNQPTTTNHPPPPIIMQSLATRLRIRQVVTETKIDLSPPRRVTKQGCPAIMFKRDDYMIKMAESCKYTLIGKFYSHMPKMEVIRKKFITQTELRGKVKITHFNSRHIYIDLDNEHDRATVLDSKRMYIDGVFMRFQVWTPTFDPNYETPILPVWVILPELPWHCFHKEFVTLLLADVGQVLHLDMAFMQKTRGSVAKAKVQMDITKPRIQSVWIGFDENDDPNGEGRWQDIEYEDVPLYCTYCKHQGHTPLACPISRRDAERNKAKDKEEELNKDALTKHTGMISTPIVLTNAVSFRQQVPLEASTTTSQEERGKAKEQSTNPNKNQISNEQWETQKRRNFKVMGLCICFQVRRDGFHFANRDPWNLLLVTQLSYACLPI, encoded by the exons ATGCCACTACTTCAGACACTCCATGTACCTCCAATGGTCCCAAAACTACCAAATTCCCCAGTCCCAAACTTCCCCACCATTTCatccaattttgaaaaattcgacCCTAAAATCACTAAAGATCCTATAGTTTCCCTAACCCCCAGTGCTATACCTCCAAAAACTAAACCTCCCAACAATCAACCCACCACTACTAACCACCCCCCTCCGCCCATCATAATGCAATCCTTAGCCACAAGACTTAGGATTAGACAAGTCGTTACGGAAACCAAAATAGACCTATCACCTCCGAGAAGAGTTACAAAACAGGGATGTCCGGCCATCATGTTTAAGAGAGATGATTACATGATTAAGATGGCTGAATCCTGTAAGTATACACTCATAGGCAAGTTTTACAGCCATATGCCCAAGATGGAGGTTATTCGAAAGAAATTTATTACCCAAACTGAACTAAGGGGCAAGGTCAAGATTACCCACTTCAATTCTAGACACATATACATTGACCTTGATAATGAACATGATAGAGCCACCGTATTAGATAGCAAGCGTATGTACATTGACGGTGTCTTTATGCGGTTTCAAGTTTGGACCCCTACTTTCGATCCAAATTATGAAACCCCCATTCTTCCTGTTTGGGTCATACTCCCGGAGCTCCCATGGCACTGCttccataaagaatttgttacgcTCTTGCTTGCGGACGTGGGACAAGTGTTGCACTTGGACATGGCCTTTATGCAAAAGACAAGGGGGAGCGTAGCGAAAGCaaaagtccaaatggacatcacaaagcctagaatccaaagtgtTTGGATTGGattcgatgaaaatgatgatccaaatGGAGAAGGTAGATGGCAGGACATCGAATATGAAGATGTCCCCCTTTACTGTACCTATTGCAAACACCAAGGACATACTCCTCTTGCATGCCCCATCAGCAGAAGAGATGCAGAACGCAACAAGGCCAAAGACAAGGAAGAAGAGCTAAACAAAGATGCATTGACAAAACacacaggtatgatctctactcctattgtctTAACTAATGCTGTAAGTTTCAGGCAACAGGTACCACTAGAAGCATCTACCACCACATCTCAGGAGGAAAGAGGCAAGGCTAAGGAACAATCAACCAATCCAAACAAGAATCAAATTTCAAATGAACAATGGGAaacccaaaagagaagaaacttCAAAG TTATGGGTCTTTGTATATGCTTCCAAGTACGAAGAGATGGTTTCCATTTTGCGAACAGAGACCCCTGGAATTTGCTGCTGGTAACACAGCTTTCATATGCTTGCCTTCCAATCTAA
- the LOC129870774 gene encoding uncharacterized protein LOC129870774 isoform X2, giving the protein MTQQVAQRHVLRHAGDVIELGKTVTPVQVQNMQLLRPAGAPIPTKEMTITAAPYQPQNFQVLGHFLDTELQETMHVLGANSTDTLKENMVYNKATQMQGSRPAGTTISTQGMGNTAAPILPQQLQVLRHVSAAGLEQKLHVMGLCICFQVRRDGFHFANRDPWNLLLVTQLSYACLPI; this is encoded by the exons ATGACTCAACAGGTTGCTCAGAGGCATGTTTTGAGACATGCTGGAGATGTTATTGAACTTGGTAAAACTGTAACTCCAGTTCAGGTCCAAAACATGCAATTGTTGAGACCTGCAGGTGCTCCTATTCCCACCAAGGAAATGACCATTACTGCAGCCCCCTATCAGCCTCAaaactttcaggttttgggacaTTTTCTAGATACTGAACTGCAGGAAACCATGCATGTTTTGGGTGCTAATTCAACTGATACTTTAAAGGAAAATATGGTGTACAATAAGGCTACCCAGATGCAGGGATCAAGACCTGCAGGTACAACTATTTCCACTCAGGGAATGGGCAACACTGCAGCCCCTATTCTGCCTCAACAGTTGCAGGTTCTGAGACATGTTTCAGCTGCAGGACTGGAGCAAAAATTGCATG TTATGGGTCTTTGTATATGCTTCCAAGTACGAAGAGATGGTTTCCATTTTGCGAACAGAGACCCCTGGAATTTGCTGCTGGTAACACAGCTTTCATATGCTTGCCTTCCAATCTAA